In Jaculus jaculus isolate mJacJac1 chromosome 11, mJacJac1.mat.Y.cur, whole genome shotgun sequence, the following proteins share a genomic window:
- the Percc1 gene encoding protein PERCC1, translating into MAAGVIRPICDFRLPLPSHQPLLPSDLEPPETSEEEEEEEEEEEEEEEEEEEEEDQELQGEGPWDYSPSPQSSGADLQGPSSPETPLQLLRFSELISGDIQRYFGRKDMGQDPDACDVYADSCSASRSAQELYYADLVCLAQGRPPEDEEVHSPGWSKGQACRPGPRGDGMPPLGPLAELFDYGLRQFSGPSASAGHRLKLEQKYSHITPMTQRKLPASFWKEPAPSPLGLLHPGMPDFSDLLASWSVEVGPELQGGGTQALEETQLAEA; encoded by the coding sequence ATGGCAGCTGGTGTGATACGACCTATTTGTGACTTCCGACTGCCTTTGCCATCCCATCAGCCCCTCCTGCCCTCAGACCTGGAGCCTCCAGAAACttctgaggaggaggaagaagaggaagaggaggaggaagaagaggaagaggaggaagaagaggaggaagaccaGGAGCTGCAGGGCGAGGGCCCATGGGACTATAGCCCATCTCCCCAGAGCTCAGGAGCAGACCTCCAGGGTCCCAGCAGCCCCGAGACCCCACTACAGCTGCTGCGCTTCTCGGAGCTCATCAGTGGTGACATCCAGCGCTACTTTGGTCGCAAGGACATGGGGCAGGACCCAGATGCCTGTGATGTCTATGCTGATAGCTGCTCAGCCAGCCGCTCTGCCCAAGAGCTTTATTATGCTGACCTGGTATGCCTGGCCCAGGGCAGGCCTCCAGAAGATGAGGAGGTCCACTCGCCTGGGTGGTCCAAGGGGCAAGCATGCAGGCCAGGTCCCAGAGGAGACGGGATGCCACCACTGGGCCCTCTGGCCGAGCTCTTTGATTACGGGCTGCGGCAGTTCTCAGGGCCCAGTGCATCAGCAGGCCACAGACTGAAGCTGGAGCAGAAGTACAGCCACATCACTCCCATGACACAGAGGAAGCTTCCAGCATCCTTCTGGAAGGAGCCAGCGCCCAGCCCTCTAGGCCTGCTCCACCCTGGCATGCCAGACTTCAGTGAcctgctggccagctggtctgtGGAGGTTGGACCAGAACTGCAGGGAGGGGGTACCCAGGCCCTGGAGGAGACACAGCTGGCTGAGGCCTAG
- the C11H16orf91 gene encoding protein CCSMST1 isoform X1: MNRVLCSPAAGAVRALRFVGWASRSLHPPLGGRSPAQPAAEEEEEEEELNRPLQFVSSKANPSRWSVEHSLGKEDQQPWWRVLPISLSLVFLIIWCYLRRESDSDRWMNRVSGEAVHEPDGHPEEEPGTPVVYGART; this comes from the exons ATGAACCGAGTCCTGTGTTCGCCCGCTGCCGG gGCCGTCCGTGCTCTGCGCTTCGTGGGCTGGGCTTCGCGGAGCCTGCATCCGCCCCTCGGTGGCCGGTCTCCTGCCCAGCCAGCGgccgaagaggaggaggaggaggaagagctcaACCGTCCCTTGCAATTTGTGTCCAGCAAAGCCAACCCGTCCCGCTGGAGTGTAGAGCACTCCCTGGGGAAAGAAGACCAGCAGCCCTGGTGGAGGGTGCTACCCATTAGCCTGTCCTTGGTTTTCCTGATCATCTGGTGCTACCTGAGGCGGGAGAGTGACTCGGACCGCTGGATGAATCGCGTGTCGGGAGAGGCGGTGCATGAGCCGGACGGCCATCCCGAGGAGGAGCCCGGAACTCCAGTCGTCTATGGGGCAAGAACGTAA
- the C11H16orf91 gene encoding protein CCSMST1 isoform X2, translated as MNRVLCSPAAAVRALRFVGWASRSLHPPLGGRSPAQPAAEEEEEEEELNRPLQFVSSKANPSRWSVEHSLGKEDQQPWWRVLPISLSLVFLIIWCYLRRESDSDRWMNRVSGEAVHEPDGHPEEEPGTPVVYGART; from the exons ATGAACCGAGTCCTGTGTTCGCCCGCTGC gGCCGTCCGTGCTCTGCGCTTCGTGGGCTGGGCTTCGCGGAGCCTGCATCCGCCCCTCGGTGGCCGGTCTCCTGCCCAGCCAGCGgccgaagaggaggaggaggaggaagagctcaACCGTCCCTTGCAATTTGTGTCCAGCAAAGCCAACCCGTCCCGCTGGAGTGTAGAGCACTCCCTGGGGAAAGAAGACCAGCAGCCCTGGTGGAGGGTGCTACCCATTAGCCTGTCCTTGGTTTTCCTGATCATCTGGTGCTACCTGAGGCGGGAGAGTGACTCGGACCGCTGGATGAATCGCGTGTCGGGAGAGGCGGTGCATGAGCCGGACGGCCATCCCGAGGAGGAGCCCGGAACTCCAGTCGTCTATGGGGCAAGAACGTAA